The following proteins are encoded in a genomic region of Nitrospira sp.:
- a CDS encoding FtsQ-type POTRA domain-containing protein, translated as MMPLGWRKARPSKVTPRANARSESGSDRRRGVAAGGYWSRLGRGLLISLRVVATVTVLVGGCSGLFVLARELGPLTREWFLVRSVSVNGLHHVTRKEVIGRLALKPDTALYSINPTWLADRVKTHPWIKDATVVLKPLHEIHIDIVEREPAVVVRTVAENLLTDAEGVLLAHLGSSDDPTLPMLSGVDGRRLAQGKVEDRRPVQVGAALARMVGQTTGGRPDINVGNLNNLVVEVQGVTFQFSESSMNQQWSRFLKMRPALRDVAFDGEGARANEIDLRFADRVIVRGRG; from the coding sequence ATGATGCCGCTGGGGTGGCGCAAGGCGCGACCGAGCAAAGTCACTCCTCGGGCCAATGCCCGTTCGGAGTCCGGATCAGATCGCCGTCGGGGTGTCGCGGCAGGCGGATATTGGTCACGACTGGGCCGAGGCCTGCTCATCTCCTTGCGGGTGGTCGCCACGGTGACGGTGTTGGTCGGTGGTTGTTCCGGGTTATTTGTCCTGGCGCGTGAGCTGGGGCCGCTTACGAGGGAATGGTTTCTGGTGCGATCCGTGTCCGTCAACGGCCTGCATCATGTCACCAGAAAAGAGGTGATCGGCCGGCTGGCGTTGAAACCCGATACCGCGCTCTATTCCATCAACCCGACGTGGTTGGCGGACCGGGTCAAGACCCATCCTTGGATCAAGGACGCGACCGTGGTGTTGAAGCCGTTGCACGAGATTCATATCGACATCGTGGAGCGCGAGCCGGCGGTCGTCGTCCGGACGGTGGCGGAGAATCTGCTGACTGATGCCGAGGGTGTGCTGCTGGCGCATCTCGGGTCCAGCGACGACCCGACGCTGCCGATGCTCTCGGGTGTCGATGGACGTCGACTGGCGCAGGGGAAAGTCGAAGATCGTCGCCCGGTGCAGGTTGGCGCCGCCCTGGCGCGTATGGTCGGGCAGACCACCGGTGGGCGGCCGGATATCAATGTGGGGAATTTGAACAACCTGGTGGTCGAGGTCCAGGGTGTGACCTTCCAGTTCAGTGAGTCGTCGATGAATCAGCAATGGTCTCGGTTTCTCAAAATGCGGCCCGCACTGCGTGATGTGGCCTTTGACGGCGAGGGCGCCAGAGCGAACGAAATCGATCTTCGCTTTGCCGACCGCGTCATTGTTCGGGGAAGGGGGTGA